Proteins encoded by one window of Synechococcus sp. WH 7805:
- a CDS encoding M15 family metallopeptidase has product MSPAVARRSRSRDQRRDDIPVARRSPAAAPKRRRLGLLLASGVVFASSIAAVLLIPMVPELLNGPGEPSPELVEGIDAQPSRDGRLLGHFPYPEVSLDALVPVEAGIELHRDAALALNAMRRAAAADGVDLRLLSGYRSHDLQKNIFFDVKSERNQTAAERAKVSAPPGYSEHSTGYAVDFGDGADPATNLSQSFENTRAFRWLQDNAAVYHFTLSFPVVNPQGVSYEPWHWRFEGSSQALRAFEPARRLADGL; this is encoded by the coding sequence GTGTCTCCGGCTGTCGCCAGACGCAGCAGATCTCGCGATCAAAGACGCGACGATATTCCTGTAGCTCGTCGTAGTCCCGCCGCCGCTCCGAAACGTCGTCGTCTTGGCTTACTGCTTGCCAGTGGGGTGGTGTTCGCATCGTCCATTGCCGCGGTTCTGCTGATTCCGATGGTTCCAGAGTTGCTCAACGGGCCTGGAGAGCCTTCCCCAGAGCTTGTTGAAGGCATCGATGCCCAACCTTCGCGTGATGGTCGTCTCCTCGGACATTTTCCTTATCCAGAGGTGAGCCTCGACGCTCTCGTGCCGGTGGAGGCTGGGATTGAGCTTCATCGTGATGCTGCTCTGGCTCTGAATGCCATGCGTCGAGCGGCCGCCGCTGATGGCGTGGACCTGCGCCTTCTCAGCGGCTATCGATCTCACGATCTACAGAAAAACATCTTTTTTGATGTCAAATCGGAGCGGAACCAAACCGCTGCCGAACGGGCCAAGGTTTCTGCACCACCGGGATATTCAGAACACAGCACTGGCTATGCCGTTGACTTCGGGGACGGTGCTGATCCAGCCACGAATCTCTCGCAATCCTTCGAAAACACACGCGCATTTCGCTGGCTTCAGGACAACGCCGCCGTCTATCACTTCACGCTGTCATTCCCAGTCGTCAATCCCCAGGGCGTGAGCTACGAGCCCTGGCACTGGCGATTTGAAGGGTCTTCACAGGCACTGCGCGCATTCGAACCGGCGCGACGGTTGGCCGACGGTCTTTGA
- a CDS encoding U32 family peptidase, with protein sequence MNISPELLAPAGDWEALRAAVAGGADAVYFGVEIFNARLRAENFNRRDLPEIMGWLHARGVKGFLTLNVLIFTEELETVSELLVDCWTAEVDALIVQDLGLCLLARELVPDLALHASTQMSVTSAAGVAQAAAAGCERVVMARELTLRDLERVQQQLKQRHLDVPLEVFVHGALCVAYSGQCLTSESLGQRSANRGECAQACRLPYQLIVDGEERDLGEQRYLLSPQDLAAWSLIPELARIGICSLKIEGRLKSAAYVAAVTDVYRRALDGVVSEPAAISNQLELGFSRGLTTGWLEGIDHPALVHGRWSKKRGPCLGRLLSVLSRGWLKIQAETEPQCGQGVVLEVASSKGGPFQIPREVGGRIMRVEPLGDQCWRLMLGPGRIDTAGLCAGAPVWLTSDPQWQSTWSRRASRETPPLDLPLSLAVSGRDGEPLVLALESPQSLDGQSLTVVSDRPLEPAKDHGLNRERLMAQLGRLGGTGWRLDHLRLDLPESLFLPIGELNRLRRALLQVMADAGIVPGNPGTTQRQCFEASNRDERRQLIRSCINRLPADTADQTPRLTVLVRSLDQLKGLMELGDETPIQGVVADLEQPRDLKEAVAIARGCWSDGIWLTGPRVTRPDEGWTLEPLLRAKPDGFLVRNADQLERLSDTGPCRGDFSLNVANPLTLLWFLEHWGLQRVTASCDLNLHQLLELSENVPSDRLEVVLHQHMPLFHMEHCLFCSLLSDGHDHTDCGRPCETHTVLLRDRSGIEHPLRADLGCRNTLFNGTAQTGVEAFPAMRARGLRHFRLDLLDEDAEATKRRVQLYGDAIQGRMPSAEVWRHEQIVHRLGVTRGSLRADRAQGTTLISR encoded by the coding sequence GTGAACATCTCTCCAGAGCTCCTGGCACCAGCTGGAGACTGGGAGGCACTCCGGGCCGCCGTTGCTGGAGGAGCCGATGCGGTGTACTTCGGAGTTGAGATCTTCAATGCCCGTCTGCGAGCTGAGAATTTCAATCGGCGTGATCTCCCGGAGATCATGGGTTGGTTGCACGCCCGAGGGGTCAAGGGCTTCCTCACCCTCAATGTGCTGATCTTCACCGAAGAGCTCGAGACGGTTTCTGAGCTCCTTGTGGACTGTTGGACGGCTGAGGTCGATGCCCTGATTGTTCAGGACCTTGGTCTGTGCCTGCTCGCCAGAGAGCTTGTGCCTGATCTCGCTCTTCATGCATCCACCCAGATGTCGGTGACCAGTGCCGCTGGTGTGGCTCAGGCCGCCGCAGCTGGATGTGAGCGGGTTGTGATGGCCCGCGAACTCACCCTGAGAGACCTGGAACGGGTGCAACAACAGCTCAAGCAGCGCCACCTTGATGTGCCGCTCGAGGTGTTTGTACACGGTGCTCTTTGTGTGGCCTATTCGGGGCAGTGCCTGACCAGTGAATCGCTCGGTCAACGCAGCGCCAACCGTGGGGAATGCGCCCAGGCCTGTCGACTTCCCTACCAGCTCATCGTTGATGGTGAGGAGCGTGACCTAGGCGAGCAGCGTTATTTGTTGTCACCCCAGGATCTTGCTGCATGGTCACTGATCCCGGAACTTGCCAGGATCGGCATCTGCAGCCTCAAGATTGAGGGGAGGCTGAAAAGTGCCGCCTACGTGGCCGCGGTGACTGATGTTTACCGCCGCGCTCTTGACGGTGTGGTCAGTGAACCTGCCGCCATCAGCAATCAGCTTGAACTTGGTTTTTCAAGGGGCCTGACCACTGGTTGGCTTGAGGGCATTGACCATCCGGCCCTTGTTCACGGTCGTTGGAGCAAGAAACGTGGACCGTGCCTCGGTCGGCTCCTGTCGGTTCTATCCCGTGGTTGGCTCAAGATTCAGGCTGAGACTGAGCCTCAGTGCGGTCAGGGAGTGGTTCTTGAGGTCGCTTCATCCAAGGGTGGACCGTTTCAGATTCCCCGAGAAGTTGGCGGTCGAATCATGAGGGTGGAGCCGTTAGGCGATCAGTGCTGGCGACTGATGCTTGGACCAGGCCGCATTGATACGGCGGGTCTGTGCGCTGGAGCTCCTGTCTGGCTCACCAGTGATCCCCAGTGGCAATCAACCTGGAGCCGGCGAGCCAGTCGAGAGACTCCTCCCCTTGATCTTCCGCTGTCTCTGGCGGTCAGCGGTCGCGATGGTGAACCACTCGTGCTCGCATTGGAGTCACCACAATCGCTGGATGGCCAATCATTGACCGTCGTCAGTGATCGACCTCTAGAGCCTGCGAAAGACCACGGACTGAATCGGGAGCGTCTGATGGCTCAGCTGGGGCGTCTTGGAGGAACAGGCTGGCGACTTGATCACTTGCGTCTTGATCTCCCCGAGTCCCTTTTTCTGCCGATCGGCGAGCTCAACCGTCTGCGTCGGGCTTTGCTTCAGGTGATGGCGGACGCGGGCATTGTTCCTGGGAACCCTGGGACAACACAACGCCAATGTTTTGAAGCATCCAACCGCGATGAGCGACGTCAGCTGATTCGCAGCTGCATCAACCGTCTACCGGCTGACACTGCCGATCAGACCCCTCGACTCACTGTGCTGGTGAGAAGTCTCGATCAGCTCAAGGGCTTGATGGAACTCGGCGACGAGACCCCGATTCAAGGGGTCGTTGCTGACCTGGAGCAGCCCCGAGACCTCAAGGAGGCCGTTGCCATAGCCCGGGGTTGCTGGAGTGATGGCATCTGGTTGACTGGTCCCAGGGTGACGCGTCCCGATGAGGGATGGACTCTGGAGCCGCTCCTGCGCGCCAAACCCGATGGCTTCCTGGTGCGCAATGCTGATCAGCTCGAACGTCTCAGCGACACGGGTCCCTGTCGGGGTGATTTCAGCCTGAATGTGGCGAATCCCCTAACGCTGCTCTGGTTTCTTGAACACTGGGGACTTCAACGCGTCACAGCGAGTTGTGACCTCAACCTTCACCAGCTGCTGGAGCTCTCCGAGAACGTGCCTTCCGATCGTCTGGAGGTTGTGCTGCACCAGCACATGCCTCTGTTTCACATGGAGCATTGTCTCTTCTGCTCTCTGCTGTCTGATGGGCATGACCACACGGACTGCGGTAGACCCTGTGAGACCCACACCGTTCTGCTGAGGGATCGCAGCGGCATCGAACACCCTCTGCGGGCTGACCTCGGATGTCGGAACACGTTATTCAACGGAACCGCACAAACCGGTGTTGAGGCATTTCCAGCTATGCGCGCTCGGGGCCTGAGGCATTTCCGGCTTGATCTCCTCGATGAAGATGCTGAGGCCACCAAACGGCGTGTGCAGCTTTACGGCGACGCAATCCAAGGGCGCATGCCTTCTGCTGAGGTTTGGCGTCACGAACAGATCGTGCATCGTCTCGGCGTCACCAGGGGCAGTCTTCGCGCAGATCGTGCGCAGGGAACCACATTGATCTCACGTTGA
- the typA gene encoding translational GTPase TypA yields MSAQQKAIRNIAIIAHVDHGKTTLVDSLLAQSGIFRDNEAVPTCVMDSNDLERERGITILSKNTAVTYNETRINIVDTPGHADFGGEVERVLGMVDGCLLIVDANEGPMPQTRFVLKKALEQGLRPIVFVNKIDRARVDPETAVDKVLDLFIELGADDDQCDFPYLFGSGLGGFAKPDMKTDSENMRPLFDAILRHVPPPVGDPEKPLQLQITTLDYSDFLGRIIIGRVHNGVIKQGQSASLIKDDGSVKKGRISKLLGFEGLQRVEIENAAAGDLVAVAGFDDVNIGETIACPDEPTALPLIKVDEPTLQMTFVVNDSPFAGKEGKFVTSRQVRDRLQRELLTNVALRVEDTDSPDRFAVSGRGELHLGILIETMRREGYEFQVSQPQVIFRTIDGTPCEPVETLVMDVPEEAVGSCIEKLGTRKGEMQNMETGQDGRTQLEFVVPSRGLIGFRGEFIRATRGEGIMSHSFFEYRPMMGDFDTRRNGVLIAFEEGTATFYALKNAEDRGQFFISPGTKVYKGMIIGENNRPQDLEINVCKAKQLTNMRSAGAEELDTLQSPVQMTLERALEYIGPDEMLEVTPESIRLRKLPAKRMAKR; encoded by the coding sequence ATGAGTGCCCAGCAAAAGGCGATTCGCAATATCGCGATCATCGCCCACGTTGACCATGGCAAGACGACCTTGGTCGACTCTCTGCTGGCCCAATCGGGCATCTTCCGCGACAACGAAGCCGTGCCCACCTGCGTGATGGACTCCAATGATCTGGAGCGTGAGCGCGGCATCACCATTCTCTCCAAGAACACTGCGGTCACTTACAACGAAACGCGCATCAACATTGTTGATACCCCTGGCCACGCCGACTTCGGTGGTGAGGTCGAGCGTGTCCTCGGCATGGTGGACGGCTGTCTGCTGATCGTTGATGCCAACGAGGGACCCATGCCCCAGACCCGTTTCGTGCTCAAGAAGGCGCTCGAACAGGGACTGCGGCCGATTGTTTTCGTCAACAAGATCGACCGGGCCCGCGTGGATCCCGAGACGGCTGTTGACAAGGTGCTGGATCTGTTTATCGAGCTGGGTGCTGACGATGATCAGTGCGACTTTCCTTATTTGTTCGGAAGTGGTTTGGGAGGATTTGCCAAACCCGATATGAAAACCGACAGCGAGAACATGCGTCCGCTGTTCGATGCGATCCTGCGTCATGTCCCGCCCCCGGTCGGTGATCCAGAGAAGCCTCTTCAGCTCCAGATCACGACCCTTGATTATTCCGATTTCCTGGGGAGAATCATTATCGGTCGCGTTCACAACGGCGTGATCAAGCAGGGGCAAAGCGCTTCACTCATCAAAGACGATGGCAGTGTCAAGAAGGGACGCATCAGCAAGCTTCTCGGTTTTGAAGGTCTGCAACGGGTTGAAATTGAGAACGCCGCTGCCGGCGATCTCGTTGCCGTTGCCGGTTTCGATGATGTGAACATCGGGGAAACCATTGCCTGCCCCGATGAGCCGACGGCACTCCCACTGATCAAGGTGGATGAGCCCACCCTTCAGATGACTTTCGTTGTCAACGACTCTCCCTTCGCGGGGAAGGAAGGCAAGTTCGTCACGAGTCGTCAGGTGCGGGACCGTCTGCAACGTGAACTTCTCACCAACGTGGCCCTGCGGGTGGAGGACACCGACTCTCCAGATCGCTTTGCTGTCAGTGGCCGGGGTGAACTTCACCTGGGAATCTTGATCGAAACCATGCGCCGCGAGGGTTATGAGTTTCAGGTATCCCAGCCTCAGGTGATCTTCAGAACAATTGATGGCACTCCTTGTGAGCCTGTGGAGACTCTCGTTATGGATGTGCCTGAAGAGGCGGTGGGCTCCTGTATCGAGAAACTCGGCACCCGAAAGGGCGAGATGCAAAACATGGAGACCGGTCAGGATGGACGCACGCAGTTGGAGTTTGTTGTGCCGTCCCGCGGTCTAATTGGTTTCAGAGGTGAATTCATTCGTGCCACACGGGGCGAAGGGATCATGAGCCATTCTTTCTTTGAATACCGGCCAATGATGGGTGACTTCGATACCCGCAGAAATGGTGTTCTGATTGCCTTTGAGGAAGGTACAGCCACGTTTTACGCCCTGAAGAATGCCGAAGATCGCGGTCAGTTCTTCATCTCGCCTGGCACTAAGGTCTACAAGGGAATGATTATCGGTGAGAACAATCGCCCGCAGGATTTGGAAATCAATGTCTGCAAGGCCAAGCAACTCACCAACATGCGATCTGCTGGAGCGGAAGAACTCGATACGCTTCAGTCTCCCGTTCAGATGACTCTCGAGAGAGCTTTGGAATATATCGGCCCCGATGAAATGCTTGAGGTCACTCCGGAGTCCATCCGTCTCCGCAAGTTGCCTGCCAAGAGGATGGCCAAGCGTTGA
- a CDS encoding DUF309 domain-containing protein has translation MALELFNSGAWYEAHDAFEELWHEQVNPERRLLQGIIQIAVAHVHLERGNARGATILLGEGIGRLKASLPTALGLDLTLLHALASARLLVLQNDGDPEQLPPPSLSSCHDPVGP, from the coding sequence ATGGCTCTTGAGCTCTTTAACTCAGGAGCCTGGTATGAAGCTCACGATGCCTTCGAGGAGCTTTGGCATGAGCAGGTCAATCCTGAGCGGCGCCTGCTTCAGGGAATCATTCAGATTGCTGTGGCGCATGTCCACCTTGAGAGAGGCAATGCACGCGGAGCCACCATCCTTCTCGGTGAGGGAATCGGCCGTCTGAAGGCATCACTTCCAACAGCGCTGGGGCTCGATCTCACACTCCTGCACGCTTTGGCGAGCGCTCGATTACTTGTTCTTCAAAACGATGGGGACCCAGAGCAGCTTCCGCCCCCATCCCTCTCCTCCTGTCATGATCCCGTGGGACCATGA